The genomic region CACGTCGTGCTGATCACCCTCGCCCTCGTGCTCGCCGTGGTGTCCGCGATCGCGGGGGTCGTGGTGCTGCTGCCGGGTGGGGCGGGCTGACGATGCCCCCTGGCGGTGCGGGCGGCGTGGGCGATGGGGCCGGTCCTGTCCAGGGCGATGCCGCGGGCGGTCCGGCTCACGATCGGGCCGGCGGAGACCCCACCAGCGGCGACGCCGTCGCGAGCGTACACGTCCGACCGGCGCGCACCGAGGACGCGGCGGCGATGGCGCGCGTCCACGTCGAGACGTGGCGCGAGGCGTACCGCGGCCTCATGAGCGACGAGATCCTCGACGATCCGGGATTCGTCGAGCGACGCGAGCGCCTGTGGAGCACAGCCCTGGCCGACGAGTGGCCCGGCCGCAACCGCATCGCCGTCGCCGACTCCCTCGACGGCCTCGTCGGCATCGCGATGTCGGGACCGCCGATGGACGACGACACCGCGGCGACCCGCCAGCTGTACGTGCTTTACGTCTTCCGCGCGCACTATGGCTCCGGGGTCGGGCAGGTGCTGCTGGACGCCGTGACCGATGCGGGCGAGACGACGTGTCTGTGGGTCGCCGACCCCAACCCCCGCGCGCAGGAGTTCTACCGGCGCAACGGCTTCGCACCCGACGGCGTCGAGCGCATCGACGACGGCGTGCGCGAGATCCGGATGCTGCGCCCCTCTCGGTCGTAGCCGCCGCGCCGGAGCCGATGCGGTCGCCCGGGCGCTACGCGTGCGCGGCGGGAGCGCCGAGCACCGCGAGCACGATGTTCCCGCCGGCGGACTGCCGGTGCGTGCGCACGGTCAGCCCGGCGTCCGCGACGAGGGGCTCCAGCCCGCCTCGGCGCAGGTACGCCAGGGCGTTCGCCGCATGGCGCGGCCCGGCGATCATCTCGGCGATCGCCGTGACGACGCGGTTCCACCACCCGCGAGGGAACCGCAACCCGCCCGAGCCGAAGTCTGTCACGAGCACGCGGCCGTCAGCGGTGAGGGCGCGCGACGCATCGCGCAGCAGCGCGACGGCATCGGCACGCGGAATCGAATGCAGCACGAGCGAGATGACCACGAGATCCGCGCACGCGTCGGCGACCGGCAGCCCGGGCCCCTGCGACAGCCGCAGGTCGGCATCCGGGCCGAGACGCCGACGAGCGGCCGCGATCATCGCGGGCGACGTGTCGACCCCGATGGTCGTGCAGCCCGCGGCGGCGTACTCCGACAGCGCCGCGCCGGTGCCGCAGCCGACGTCGAGCACTGTCCACCCCGGTTCGGGCGGGCACACCCGATGCGCGATGCGCCGCAGCGGTGCGTTCATCGGCTCGACGAACCGGTCGTACATCCGCGACGTCAGGCTGTAGGCATCGTCTCCCATGGGATCGAACTCCTCGCCTTCCAGCGTGCCACGATCGGCGTCCGCGTGGGGGTCGGCCGCCGATCCCGGCCGGACGCACTCAGCTGCGGATCACCACGTTCACCGGCTCGTCTCCTGCCAGCATCCGCTCGATCTGACGGCGCACCAGGCGCGCGATCCGGGGTCGCATCGCCGACGTGGCGCCCCCCACGTGGGGGACGATGAGTGTGCCCGGCGCCGACCACAGCGGGTGATCCGCCGGCAGCGGCTCCGGGTCGGTGACGTCGAGAGCCGCCCGCACGCGTCCGCGCTGCAGGTGGTCGACGAGCGCATCGGTGTCGACGAGCGATCCGCGCCCGACGTTGACGATGAGCGCCCGGTCGGGGAGCGCGGTAAGGAACGCGTCGTCGACGATCCCGCGTGTCGACGCTCCGCCGGGCAGCGACGCGATCACGATCTCGGCCGACGGCAGCAGGTCCGCGAGCTCGTCGACGCCGTGCACCGGCATCCCGTCCTCGACACGCGCGCGCGATGCGACGGCCGTGATGTCGACCTCGAAGCCGGCCAGGCGCGCCGCGATCGCCTTGCCCACACCGCCGAAGCCCAGCAGCAGCACGCGCCGGTCGGCGAGGCTCTGCGTGAACTGCGCGGCCCAGCGGTGCTCGCCCTGAGCGCGGACGAAGTCGGGGAGGTGGCGTTGAGCGGCGAGCGTGAGCGCCACAGCGAGCTCGGCGGTCGAGGCCTCATGCACCGACGCGGCGTTCGCGAAGACGTGTGCCGGCGGCAGATGGTCGGCGATGCCCTCATAGCCGATCGACTGGCCCTGCACGAGCCGCGTGCGCACGTCCGCCAGTCGCGGCATGATGACCGACGCGCTCATGTACGGCGGCACGACGATGTCGATCTCGTTCCGGGGCGCGGGCGAGTCCATGTCCCAGCGGATGACCTCGACCCCCGGCGGCAGCGGCTGCAGATCGGCGGCGAGCTCCTCGCCGGGGACGGAGACGACGAGGGGACGGATGCCGGTGGTCACCCGCTCCACGCTACCGGCGCGACGCGGCGCCGGGCTCGGCGGGAGCGGACAGCCCGCGCGCACCGCCGGTCCGGCGCGGTGACGACGACGCCCGCACGCGGACCGCTACGCTCGCCCCGACAGCACCCGACGCGCGTCCACAGGAGGCCGCCATGCAGGTTCCCGAGATCAACTACTGGGCCGTG from Microbacter sp. GSS18 harbors:
- a CDS encoding class I SAM-dependent methyltransferase, which codes for MGDDAYSLTSRMYDRFVEPMNAPLRRIAHRVCPPEPGWTVLDVGCGTGAALSEYAAAGCTTIGVDTSPAMIAAARRRLGPDADLRLSQGPGLPVADACADLVVISLVLHSIPRADAVALLRDASRALTADGRVLVTDFGSGGLRFPRGWWNRVVTAIAEMIAGPRHAANALAYLRRGGLEPLVADAGLTVRTHRQSAGGNIVLAVLGAPAAHA
- a CDS encoding 2-hydroxyacid dehydrogenase, translating into MTTGIRPLVVSVPGEELAADLQPLPPGVEVIRWDMDSPAPRNEIDIVVPPYMSASVIMPRLADVRTRLVQGQSIGYEGIADHLPPAHVFANAASVHEASTAELAVALTLAAQRHLPDFVRAQGEHRWAAQFTQSLADRRVLLLGFGGVGKAIAARLAGFEVDITAVASRARVEDGMPVHGVDELADLLPSAEIVIASLPGGASTRGIVDDAFLTALPDRALIVNVGRGSLVDTDALVDHLQRGRVRAALDVTDPEPLPADHPLWSAPGTLIVPHVGGATSAMRPRIARLVRRQIERMLAGDEPVNVVIRS
- a CDS encoding GNAT family N-acetyltransferase; the protein is MARVHVETWREAYRGLMSDEILDDPGFVERRERLWSTALADEWPGRNRIAVADSLDGLVGIAMSGPPMDDDTAATRQLYVLYVFRAHYGSGVGQVLLDAVTDAGETTCLWVADPNPRAQEFYRRNGFAPDGVERIDDGVREIRMLRPSRS